CGCGACGCACTCGTCAGCCGGCTGCTGGCCGATCTCGCCGAGCGACTGACGACGGGCAAGCCGCTGGTGTTGGTCGGCGACCCCGGCGCCGGGAAGTCCTCCTTGCTCGCCGCAGGGCTGCTTCCGGCCGTGGCCGAGGGAGGCCTACCGGTCGCGGGCTCACACGAATGGCCCTGGTTGACGATGACGCCGGGCCGAACCCCGCTCGAAGAGCTGGTGACGAGGGCGGCCACGTTGGCCGGTGTGTCGGCGACCCAGGCCATCGCCGAGATCCGAGCCGAGCCGACCGCGTTCGGCGCGCTGGCGGCACAGGCCGCCGCCATGATCGGGAGCGCGGCGCACCGGCGCGGGCTCGACGGCGGCAGACTGCTGATCGTGGTGGACCAGTTGGAGGAGCTGTTCACTCAGTGCACCGACTCGGTCGAGAGAGAATCCTTCATCACCGCACTGACCAGTGCCGACCCCGCGCTGGTGGTCATGGCCGTTCGCGCGGACTTCTACCCGGACTGTCTGCGGCTGGACCGATTGGCCGCCGTGTTCGCGGCAGGACACGTGCCGATGCCCGCGATGCGCACCGACGAACTGCGCAGTGTCATCACCGAACCGGCGGCGTTGGCTGGGGTCACGCCGGAGCCGGGCCTGGTGGAACTGTTGACAGCCGAGCTGCACGACCACGGGCTGCGGCCCGTCCCCACTCCGCTGCCGCTGCTGGCACACGCCCTTCGTGTCACCTGGCTGCATGGCGGAGGCCACCGGATGACCGTCGCCGATTATGCGGCCACCGGCGGCATCGACGGTGCGGTGGCGGACACCGCTGAGGAGATTCATCGCAGCCTTGACGATGCGGGGCGCAGTACGCTGCGGACGGCGATGGTCTCGCTCACCGACGGCGATCGTCCGGTGCGCCGCCGCGCGCCGCGAGCCGAGATCCCGGGCTGGCTGCTGGACCGGCTGATCGGGGCGCGGCTGGTGACCGCGAGCGGGTCGAGCGTCGAACTCGCCCACGAGGTCCTGCTCTCGGCCTGGCCTCGGTTGGGCGACTGGATACGGCGAGATCGGGCCGGGCTGGTGATCCGACGTCAACTAGGCGAATCAATCAGGTTCTGGAGTGACTCCGGCGAGGACTCCGTAGCGCTCTATCAGGCAGGTCGGCTGGTGACAGCGTTGGAGTGGGCGGCAGACCGCCGGGACTTGAGCGACGCCGAACGTCGATTCCTGGCGGCCAGCGTCGCCGCCGAGGAACACGAACGGCATGTTCGGCTGCGCGAGGTCCGCAGACTTCGGACGTTGGTCGGCGGACTGGCCGTGCTCTTGGTGGCGGTCCTCACCGCAGGCGCCATCATGTGGGGCCAGCGCGCCTAGCGGCCGAGTCCGGGGCCTACCGGTGCGACTCGCGGCGGCACCCGAACGCGTCGCGACCGGTAGGCATGGTGGGTCTCGGCGGCGACCACCGGAGGACGGCGCAACCTCCGACGCTCCAATGGATCGACCGTCCGTCACACTGTCGAGATCGGGCTCAGCCCATCGTCTTCTGCCCGTCGATGGACTCCCTGATGATGTCGGCGTGGCCTGCGTGCTGGCTGGTCTCCGCGAGGATGTGCAGCAGCACCCGTCGGGCCGACCACGACGAGCCGGCCGGGAACCACGGCGCCTCGGGCAGCGGGTGCGCGCGGTCTAGATCCGGCAGGGCCAGGACGACTCGCTCGGTGCGCTCCGCGACTCGGTCGTATTCCGCCGTCAGGCTGGCGAGGGTCTCCCCCGGCAGCACC
This Actinoalloteichus hymeniacidonis DNA region includes the following protein-coding sequences:
- a CDS encoding ATP-binding protein — its product is MDDGGFSTASNDDASNRGDGVDPPSTTSPGSVPSGAGDDPRWPTRAPTDPPGGPATTGAPVGRLAGERAPYPGLTAFRTQDAAWFFGRDALVSRLLADLAERLTTGKPLVLVGDPGAGKSSLLAAGLLPAVAEGGLPVAGSHEWPWLTMTPGRTPLEELVTRAATLAGVSATQAIAEIRAEPTAFGALAAQAAAMIGSAAHRRGLDGGRLLIVVDQLEELFTQCTDSVERESFITALTSADPALVVMAVRADFYPDCLRLDRLAAVFAAGHVPMPAMRTDELRSVITEPAALAGVTPEPGLVELLTAELHDHGLRPVPTPLPLLAHALRVTWLHGGGHRMTVADYAATGGIDGAVADTAEEIHRSLDDAGRSTLRTAMVSLTDGDRPVRRRAPRAEIPGWLLDRLIGARLVTASGSSVELAHEVLLSAWPRLGDWIRRDRAGLVIRRQLGESIRFWSDSGEDSVALYQAGRLVTALEWAADRRDLSDAERRFLAASVAAEEHERHVRLREVRRLRTLVGGLAVLLVAVLTAGAIMWGQRA